CCCTTAAATTCCTTACGAAATTTAGCCATAGCTTTTATGAGATCGCTAACTTCTACGCCGCTTTTGTTGCGGTCTATCTTTTTAAAAGTACTTTGCACCGCACTATCAAGGCTAAATTTCGCTATATCAAGCCCATGTAGTGCTTCACAAATTTTTGGATCACGCACGCCTGAGCCATTACTCAAAATGAGTGTTTTTGCGCTACCTTTTAGTTCATTTACTTTTGCTATCAGCTCTTTTAAGTATGGGTAAAGAGTTGGTTCGCCATTTGCCGTAAGTGTGATGACATCGATGTTTTGATGAGTTTTTAATGCTTCTTTTAAATCGTTTATGATCTCATCAACGCTTGGCGGATTTTCTATTGTTTCAACAGTCTTTGCGCCACTTAGCTCGCAATAAACACAGTCAAAATTACATGATTTTTGTTTAGGGCTTAGATCTATACCAAGGCTCATGCCAAAACGGCGAGAATTTATCGGTCCAAAGACGATGCAAGGCTTGCTACCTTGCACTTTTTGTCTGTACCTGTTTTATAAAATATTTTGCATTCTCAACTGGCACATCAGGCAAAATTCCATGCCCAAGATTGAAAATATGAGGCACACCTTTCATCGTGCTTAAAATTTTATCCACACCTTCATCTATCGCCTTTTTGCTATAAAGCCTTGTTGGCTCCATATTACCCTGAAGGACGTATCTTGGGCTAAGTTTTTCTTTGGCTAGCTCAATCGGTGTACTCCAATCAACGCCAAAAACATCAAATTTACCTGAAATTTTATCCAGATAGCCACTTATTCCTTTTGGGAAAACAATGACCGGAATTTCTGGAAATTCAGCTTTTACGCTATCAACTATTTTATTTATATAGCTAAATCCAAACTCAAAATATGCCTGCTCTTCAAGCGCAGCCGCCCAGCTGTCAAAAATTTGCACGGCATTTACGCCTGCTCTTATCTGCTCTTTGACGTAAAGGATGAGAGCTTGCGTCACTTTTTCTAAAATTTGATGCAAAAATTCTGGATTTTGATAGAGCATTTTTTTGCAGACCGCATAAGTTTTACTGCCACCACCCTCGATCATATATGTAGCTATCGTCCAAGGTGCGCCGCAAAAGCCAATTAGTGCCTTATCTTTGGCTAAATTTTCTCTTGTGAGCTTTATCGTGTCATAGACATATGCTAAATTTTTAGTCGATTTTTCGATACTAAGTGCGTCAAGTGCGGCTTTATCACGTAATGGGTCACTAAAAACTGGACCCTCACCCTTTTCAAAATGTAGATCCATGCCCATTTCAAGAGGCACGACAAGGATGTCACTAAATAAAATCGCTGCATCAACGCCAAGAATTTCAACTGGTTGAAGTGTGACTTCACTAGCCTTTTTGTAGTCTTTGCAAAGTGACAAAAAATCCCCTGCTTGCGCGCGTACTCGCATATACTCTGGCAGATATCTACCAGCTTGGCGCATCATCCAAACAGGCGTATAAGGGGTAGGTTTTTTAAGGCAGGCGTCTATGAAAATCATTAAATTTCCTTTAAAATTTTAAAGGGATATTACCTAAAAATAGCTAAAGAAAAGATGTAGGACAAATTTTAAGCGTTAAAACGCTTAAAATTTTAGTGATCTCCCTTGTGAAGAAAGTAAAGTCCAAGACAAAGTGCAAGGATAGAAGCCGCAAGATATGCCATCTCAAGCGGAGTTGTGAAGTTTGCGTGAAGCACCCTTTGGAAGAAATTTACGATTAAAACCATGACGATCACTTTGCCAAGCTTGTCTTTTAGCTCATCAAGTGAATGCACTTCAAGTACCTTGCTCTGCTTTGACTGTTTTAGCTGTGTGATCTCTGAGATGAAAAGCTCGTAAATTCCGAAGCTAAATATATAAAGAACAAGCGCCATCAAGTATAGATCGATCGCTCCAACGATCTCGCCAACGACTTCTGAGTGAAAATTTTCAACGTGAAAATCTGCAGCAAAGAAATATTTATAAACTTCTAAAAGTACCTTGCCGACGTCATAGCTTGCGATGATGAAAAGCACGATCGCGCCTAAAAGTCCAAAAACTACTGGAAAAAGTGTAAAGCTGTTGCTAGCAAGCAAAATTTTTTCAAATATCTTACGCAATAAAAATCCTTTTTATTTACTCTTGCATCGCGATCCACTTTTGCGCGATCCTGACAGCATTTGTAGCAGCTCCCACACGGATCTGATCGGCACTACACCAAAGGTGAAGCACATTAGGTCTGTAATTATCAACTCTGATCCTACCGACATAAGTATCATTTGTGTCGCTTGAAATAATAGGCATCGGATACTCTTTATTTGCTGGATTATCGACTACGACGACGCTTGGAGCTTTGCTTAAAATTTCTCTTGCTGCATCTGCACTTACATCTTTGTCAAAGTGGATAGTGATAGCCTCTGAGTGGCTTCTAAGCACTGGCACACGCACACAGGTAGCGCTAACTTCTATATCTTTGTGAAGAATTTTTTGCGTTTCATTGACCATCTTCATCTCTTCTTTTGTGTAGTCATTGTCCAAAAAGATGTCGATGTGAGGGATCACATTTAGTGCTAGGCGGTGCGCAAATACCTTTGGCTCGCACTCATCAAGCTTAAACTCAAAGAATTTTTGCATCTGAACGACAAGCTCTTCCATACCCTCTTTGCCAGCACCACTTGCTGCTTGGTATGTAGAAACGTCGACTCTATTGATACTAAAAGCGTCGTTTAGTGGTTTTAAAATTTGCACCATTTGGATAGTCGAGCAGTTTGGATTTGCGATAATGCCGCGGTTTTTCCACATAGCAATGTCACTTGGATTACACTCTGGCACAACAAGAGGGATATCTTTATCCATCCTAAAATGGCTGGTGTTATCGATGACTACTGCGCCACTATCAGCTGCAAATTTGGCAAATTTCTCTGAGACTGAACCGCCCGCACTAAAAAAAGCAATATCTATCTCGTGCTCGCTAAAAACCTTTTCAGTTAGCTCTTTTACTTTGTAATATTTGCCATTAAATTCGATCTCGCTACCAGCACTTTTTGCGCTAGCAAGTGGCAAAAGCTCTCCAACTGGAAAATCAACCTCTTCCATAACTCTAAAAAGCTCTTCGCCGACCGCTCCAGTAGCACCAACGACTGCTACGTTAAATTTTCTCATCTGCTCTCCTTATCTTTTTTAATTTTCGTAATTTTACTTAAATTTATGGCTATTTTTTGCTTCTGGCTTGTAAAAATAGATCATTTGGCAAAATTTCATCACCCTCGCTTAGTATCGCCGCTCTTTGCACGACTGAAATGAGCTCTCTTATGTTGCCTGGATAGTCGTAGCTCAAAAGCTCTTCTTTTGCCGCTTTTGAGAAATTTTTAGCCTCAAAGCCATACTCTTTGCAGCATTTTTCTAAAGCATCCTGCGCGATAGGTAAAATTTCGTCTTTTCGCTCGCGAAGTGGCGGTATAAAAAGTGGGATCGTGTTTAGGCGATAAAAAAGATCCTCTCTAAATCTGCCCTCTTTCATAGCAAGCTCTAAATTTGCGTTTGTAGCGCAGATGATGCGAACGTCTATCTTTTCGCTCTTTGTAGCGCCAAGTCTTGTTATCTCTCGCTCCTGCAAGGCACGAAGCAATTTTGGCTGTAAATTTATAGGCATCTCGCCGATCTCATCTAAAA
The genomic region above belongs to Campylobacter concisus and contains:
- a CDS encoding radical SAM protein, whose amino-acid sequence is MSLGIDLSPKQKSCNFDCVYCELSGAKTVETIENPPSVDEIINDLKEALKTHQNIDVITLTANGEPTLYPYLKELIAKVNELKGSAKTLILSNGSGVRDPKICEALHGLDIAKFSLDSAVQSTFKKIDRNKSGVEVSDLIKAMAKFRKEFKGELVLEILVVAGFNDKEEEFIALNAAINEIAPHRVDIGTIDRPPAYNVKGVDAKKLEELAKQISGVPVNIAKAHKIEQKYNFSEDEILEMLRRRPQTIANIEENFSEHSKQILNKLLQQDVVYLADVAGVKFYKLRA
- the hemE gene encoding uroporphyrinogen decarboxylase, which encodes MIFIDACLKKPTPYTPVWMMRQAGRYLPEYMRVRAQAGDFLSLCKDYKKASEVTLQPVEILGVDAAILFSDILVVPLEMGMDLHFEKGEGPVFSDPLRDKAALDALSIEKSTKNLAYVYDTIKLTRENLAKDKALIGFCGAPWTIATYMIEGGGSKTYAVCKKMLYQNPEFLHQILEKVTQALILYVKEQIRAGVNAVQIFDSWAAALEEQAYFEFGFSYINKIVDSVKAEFPEIPVIVFPKGISGYLDKISGKFDVFGVDWSTPIELAKEKLSPRYVLQGNMEPTRLYSKKAIDEGVDKILSTMKGVPHIFNLGHGILPDVPVENAKYFIKQVQTKSAR
- a CDS encoding YqhA family protein; translation: MRKIFEKILLASNSFTLFPVVFGLLGAIVLFIIASYDVGKVLLEVYKYFFAADFHVENFHSEVVGEIVGAIDLYLMALVLYIFSFGIYELFISEITQLKQSKQSKVLEVHSLDELKDKLGKVIVMVLIVNFFQRVLHANFTTPLEMAYLAASILALCLGLYFLHKGDH
- a CDS encoding aspartate-semialdehyde dehydrogenase; this encodes MRKFNVAVVGATGAVGEELFRVMEEVDFPVGELLPLASAKSAGSEIEFNGKYYKVKELTEKVFSEHEIDIAFFSAGGSVSEKFAKFAADSGAVVIDNTSHFRMDKDIPLVVPECNPSDIAMWKNRGIIANPNCSTIQMVQILKPLNDAFSINRVDVSTYQAASGAGKEGMEELVVQMQKFFEFKLDECEPKVFAHRLALNVIPHIDIFLDNDYTKEEMKMVNETQKILHKDIEVSATCVRVPVLRSHSEAITIHFDKDVSADAAREILSKAPSVVVVDNPANKEYPMPIISSDTNDTYVGRIRVDNYRPNVLHLWCSADQIRVGAATNAVRIAQKWIAMQE